The Metabacillus schmidteae genome has a segment encoding these proteins:
- a CDS encoding serine hydrolase domain-containing protein, whose protein sequence is MDHNAISQLKKVVRKSIENQDLAGANMLVLKKGEEIFYHEDGLADIEAGLPIQRDSIFRLYSMTKPVTAAAAMILVERGEIELNEPVSQFLNGFQHQMVEKKGSLVPVDRDVTLHDLLSMTSGLVYGGDDKAGQGTTAVFEEVDRRLLGDSPLGTVEAMNKLGKVPLAFQPGTSWQYGTSSDVLGAVIEVVSGQRFGEFLNKELFEPLQMKDTGFWLPEEKRCRLVKTYTNSEDRILEQYTGNHLGIIHQMDRNPAFESGGAGLVSTVDDYAKFANMLMKKGRVNGTRLLREKTVDFLTTATLSADQQKGFDSWGQSGYSYGNFMRVLTNPSHAANLGSLGEYGWDGWLGCYFINCPKDDLTFLFMMQKKEAGTTSLTRKLRNIVFSALCD, encoded by the coding sequence ATGGACCATAACGCAATAAGTCAACTAAAAAAAGTTGTTAGAAAAAGCATTGAAAATCAAGACCTTGCCGGTGCGAACATGCTTGTGTTAAAAAAAGGAGAAGAAATCTTTTATCATGAAGATGGTCTTGCTGATATTGAGGCGGGGCTTCCCATTCAAAGAGATTCTATTTTTCGTTTATATTCGATGACTAAGCCGGTCACTGCTGCTGCAGCAATGATTCTAGTAGAGCGTGGAGAAATCGAGTTAAATGAGCCGGTCAGTCAATTTTTAAATGGATTTCAGCACCAAATGGTCGAAAAGAAAGGAAGCTTAGTTCCTGTTGATCGGGATGTTACATTGCATGATTTACTTTCCATGACTTCAGGGTTAGTGTATGGTGGAGATGATAAAGCAGGACAGGGCACAACGGCTGTGTTTGAAGAAGTGGATCGAAGGCTTTTAGGAGATTCACCACTCGGGACCGTAGAAGCTATGAACAAACTGGGTAAAGTCCCACTTGCTTTCCAACCCGGTACATCGTGGCAATATGGAACTTCATCAGATGTGCTTGGTGCTGTCATTGAGGTTGTGAGTGGTCAGAGGTTTGGAGAATTTTTAAATAAAGAGTTGTTTGAACCACTTCAAATGAAAGATACAGGGTTTTGGCTCCCTGAAGAAAAACGATGCCGTCTTGTGAAAACGTATACAAATTCAGAAGATAGAATTTTAGAGCAATACACCGGCAACCACTTAGGGATCATTCATCAAATGGATCGAAATCCCGCCTTTGAATCTGGTGGAGCGGGTTTAGTCTCAACTGTTGATGATTATGCGAAGTTTGCTAATATGCTGATGAAAAAAGGAAGAGTAAATGGCACTCGACTATTACGGGAAAAAACAGTCGACTTTTTAACAACAGCTACGTTGAGCGCAGACCAGCAAAAAGGATTTGACTCGTGGGGGCAATCAGGATACAGCTACGGTAACTTCATGCGCGTCTTAACAAACCCGTCTCATGCTGCGAATTTAGGAAGCCTTGGTGAATATGGCTGGGACGGTTGGCTTGGTTGTTATTTCATTAATTGTCCAAAGGATGACCTTACATTCTTATTTATGATGCAGAAAAAAGAAGCAGGTACAACATCTCTTACAAGGAAATTGCGGAATATCGTTTTTAGTGCTTTGTGTGATTAA